One genomic region from Sander lucioperca isolate FBNREF2018 chromosome 3, SLUC_FBN_1.2, whole genome shotgun sequence encodes:
- the anp32a gene encoding acidic leucine-rich nuclear phosphoprotein 32 family member A isoform X5: MDMKKRIHLELRNRTPSDVKELVLDNCRSNEGKIEGLTDEFEELEFLSTINVGLTTVAHLPKLNKLKKLELSDNRISGGLDVLAAKCPNLTHLNLSGNKIKDLSTIEPLKELGTLKSLDLFNCEVTNLNEYRDNVFKLLPQLTYLDGYDKDDKEAPDSDAEVYAEGLDDDEEDEDDEEEYDEDAAPGDEDEEEGEEEEEENEEEEEDDLSGEEEEEEDQNDKEVDDEDDEGEQNGETMNCNKILNMYAALSKIRSVTFLEFEHNFVCIIFP; the protein is encoded by the exons GTAAAAGAACTTGTTTTAGACAACTGTCGCTCAAACGAAGGAAAGATCGAGGGTCTAACAGATGAATTTGAGGAGCTGGAATTTCTAAGCACAATCAATGTTGGACTGACGACAGTTGCCCACTTGCCGAAGCTAAATAAACTCAAAAAG CTTGAACTCAGCGATAACAGGATCTCAGGAGGGTTGGACGTTCTGGCAGCGAAATGCCCCAACCTCACACATCTCAACCTCAGTGGCAACAAGATTAAAGACCTCAGCACAATAGAACCATTG AAAGAATTGGGGACCCTGAAAAGCCTAGATCTGTTTAACTGTGAAGTGACAAACCTGAACGAATACAGAGACAACGTATTCAAGCTACTACCCCAGCTCACGTACCTGGACGGGTACGACAAAGACGACAAAGAGGCACCAGATTCCGACGCTGAGGTTTACGCAGAGGGTTTGGATGACGACGAGGAAGATGAAGACG ATGAGGAGGAGTATGACGAAGATGCAGCACCAGGAgacgaggatgaggaggagggagaggaggaggaagaggagaatgaagaggaggaagaggacgacCTAAGTGGAGAG gaggaagaggaggaagatcaGAATGACAAGGAGGTTGACGATGAGGATGATGAAGGTGAGCAAAATG GTGAAACTATGAATTGTAATAAGATATTAAATATGTATGCTGCTTTATCTAAAATACGCAGTGTGACATTTCTTGAATTTGAACATAACTTTGTATGCATAATCTTTCCATAA
- the anp32a gene encoding acidic leucine-rich nuclear phosphoprotein 32 family member A isoform X3: MDMKKRIHLELRNRTPSDVKELVLDNCRSNEGKIEGLTDEFEELEFLSTINVGLTTVAHLPKLNKLKKLELSDNRISGGLDVLAAKCPNLTHLNLSGNKIKDLSTIEPLKELGTLKSLDLFNCEVTNLNEYRDNVFKLLPQLTYLDGYDKDDKEAPDSDAEVYAEGLDDDEEDEDDEEEYDEDAAPGDEDEEEGEEEEEENEEEEEDDLSGEEEEEEDQNDKEVDDEDDEEEERGQKRKRELDEEGEEDEDD; the protein is encoded by the exons GTAAAAGAACTTGTTTTAGACAACTGTCGCTCAAACGAAGGAAAGATCGAGGGTCTAACAGATGAATTTGAGGAGCTGGAATTTCTAAGCACAATCAATGTTGGACTGACGACAGTTGCCCACTTGCCGAAGCTAAATAAACTCAAAAAG CTTGAACTCAGCGATAACAGGATCTCAGGAGGGTTGGACGTTCTGGCAGCGAAATGCCCCAACCTCACACATCTCAACCTCAGTGGCAACAAGATTAAAGACCTCAGCACAATAGAACCATTG AAAGAATTGGGGACCCTGAAAAGCCTAGATCTGTTTAACTGTGAAGTGACAAACCTGAACGAATACAGAGACAACGTATTCAAGCTACTACCCCAGCTCACGTACCTGGACGGGTACGACAAAGACGACAAAGAGGCACCAGATTCCGACGCTGAGGTTTACGCAGAGGGTTTGGATGACGACGAGGAAGATGAAGACG ATGAGGAGGAGTATGACGAAGATGCAGCACCAGGAgacgaggatgaggaggagggagaggaggaggaagaggagaatgaagaggaggaagaggacgacCTAAGTGGAGAG gaggaagaggaggaagatcaGAATGACAAGGAGGTTGACGATGAGGATGATGAAG AAGAAGAACGAGGTCAGAAGAGAAAAAGGGAACTGGAtgaagaaggggaggaggatgAAGACGATTGA
- the anp32a gene encoding acidic leucine-rich nuclear phosphoprotein 32 family member A isoform X2, whose protein sequence is MDMKKRIHLELRNRTPSDVKELVLDNCRSNEGKIEGLTDEFEELEFLSTINVGLTTVAHLPKLNKLKKLELSDNRISGGLDVLAAKCPNLTHLNLSGNKIKDLSTIEPLKELGTLKSLDLFNCEVTNLNEYRDNVFKLLPQLTYLDGYDKDDKEAPDSDAEVYAEGLDDDEEDEDDVDEEEYDEDAAPGDEDEEEGEEEEEENEEEEEDDLSGEEEEEEDQNDKEVDDEDDEEERGQKRKRELDEEGEEDEDD, encoded by the exons GTAAAAGAACTTGTTTTAGACAACTGTCGCTCAAACGAAGGAAAGATCGAGGGTCTAACAGATGAATTTGAGGAGCTGGAATTTCTAAGCACAATCAATGTTGGACTGACGACAGTTGCCCACTTGCCGAAGCTAAATAAACTCAAAAAG CTTGAACTCAGCGATAACAGGATCTCAGGAGGGTTGGACGTTCTGGCAGCGAAATGCCCCAACCTCACACATCTCAACCTCAGTGGCAACAAGATTAAAGACCTCAGCACAATAGAACCATTG AAAGAATTGGGGACCCTGAAAAGCCTAGATCTGTTTAACTGTGAAGTGACAAACCTGAACGAATACAGAGACAACGTATTCAAGCTACTACCCCAGCTCACGTACCTGGACGGGTACGACAAAGACGACAAAGAGGCACCAGATTCCGACGCTGAGGTTTACGCAGAGGGTTTGGATGACGACGAGGAAGATGAAGACG ATGTAGATGAGGAGGAGTATGACGAAGATGCAGCACCAGGAgacgaggatgaggaggagggagaggaggaggaagaggagaatgaagaggaggaagaggacgacCTAAGTGGAGAG gaggaagaggaggaagatcaGAATGACAAGGAGGTTGACGATGAGGATGATGAAG AAGAACGAGGTCAGAAGAGAAAAAGGGAACTGGAtgaagaaggggaggaggatgAAGACGATTGA
- the anp32a gene encoding acidic leucine-rich nuclear phosphoprotein 32 family member A isoform X1 codes for MDMKKRIHLELRNRTPSDVKELVLDNCRSNEGKIEGLTDEFEELEFLSTINVGLTTVAHLPKLNKLKKLELSDNRISGGLDVLAAKCPNLTHLNLSGNKIKDLSTIEPLKELGTLKSLDLFNCEVTNLNEYRDNVFKLLPQLTYLDGYDKDDKEAPDSDAEVYAEGLDDDEEDEDDVDEEEYDEDAAPGDEDEEEGEEEEEENEEEEEDDLSGEEEEEEDQNDKEVDDEDDEEEERGQKRKRELDEEGEEDEDD; via the exons GTAAAAGAACTTGTTTTAGACAACTGTCGCTCAAACGAAGGAAAGATCGAGGGTCTAACAGATGAATTTGAGGAGCTGGAATTTCTAAGCACAATCAATGTTGGACTGACGACAGTTGCCCACTTGCCGAAGCTAAATAAACTCAAAAAG CTTGAACTCAGCGATAACAGGATCTCAGGAGGGTTGGACGTTCTGGCAGCGAAATGCCCCAACCTCACACATCTCAACCTCAGTGGCAACAAGATTAAAGACCTCAGCACAATAGAACCATTG AAAGAATTGGGGACCCTGAAAAGCCTAGATCTGTTTAACTGTGAAGTGACAAACCTGAACGAATACAGAGACAACGTATTCAAGCTACTACCCCAGCTCACGTACCTGGACGGGTACGACAAAGACGACAAAGAGGCACCAGATTCCGACGCTGAGGTTTACGCAGAGGGTTTGGATGACGACGAGGAAGATGAAGACG ATGTAGATGAGGAGGAGTATGACGAAGATGCAGCACCAGGAgacgaggatgaggaggagggagaggaggaggaagaggagaatgaagaggaggaagaggacgacCTAAGTGGAGAG gaggaagaggaggaagatcaGAATGACAAGGAGGTTGACGATGAGGATGATGAAG AAGAAGAACGAGGTCAGAAGAGAAAAAGGGAACTGGAtgaagaaggggaggaggatgAAGACGATTGA
- the anp32a gene encoding acidic leucine-rich nuclear phosphoprotein 32 family member A isoform X4, translated as MKHNNARIFTVKELVLDNCRSNEGKIEGLTDEFEELEFLSTINVGLTTVAHLPKLNKLKKLELSDNRISGGLDVLAAKCPNLTHLNLSGNKIKDLSTIEPLKELGTLKSLDLFNCEVTNLNEYRDNVFKLLPQLTYLDGYDKDDKEAPDSDAEVYAEGLDDDEEDEDDVDEEEYDEDAAPGDEDEEEGEEEEEENEEEEEDDLSGEEEEEEDQNDKEVDDEDDEEEERGQKRKRELDEEGEEDEDD; from the exons GTAAAAGAACTTGTTTTAGACAACTGTCGCTCAAACGAAGGAAAGATCGAGGGTCTAACAGATGAATTTGAGGAGCTGGAATTTCTAAGCACAATCAATGTTGGACTGACGACAGTTGCCCACTTGCCGAAGCTAAATAAACTCAAAAAG CTTGAACTCAGCGATAACAGGATCTCAGGAGGGTTGGACGTTCTGGCAGCGAAATGCCCCAACCTCACACATCTCAACCTCAGTGGCAACAAGATTAAAGACCTCAGCACAATAGAACCATTG AAAGAATTGGGGACCCTGAAAAGCCTAGATCTGTTTAACTGTGAAGTGACAAACCTGAACGAATACAGAGACAACGTATTCAAGCTACTACCCCAGCTCACGTACCTGGACGGGTACGACAAAGACGACAAAGAGGCACCAGATTCCGACGCTGAGGTTTACGCAGAGGGTTTGGATGACGACGAGGAAGATGAAGACG ATGTAGATGAGGAGGAGTATGACGAAGATGCAGCACCAGGAgacgaggatgaggaggagggagaggaggaggaagaggagaatgaagaggaggaagaggacgacCTAAGTGGAGAG gaggaagaggaggaagatcaGAATGACAAGGAGGTTGACGATGAGGATGATGAAG AAGAAGAACGAGGTCAGAAGAGAAAAAGGGAACTGGAtgaagaaggggaggaggatgAAGACGATTGA